The Hypanus sabinus isolate sHypSab1 chromosome 31, sHypSab1.hap1, whole genome shotgun sequence genome window below encodes:
- the LOC132383775 gene encoding late histone H2A.L3-like, whose product MSGRGKGGAGKARSKAKSRSSRAGLQFPVGRVHRLLRKGNYAERVGAGAPVYLAAVLEYLTAEILELAGNAARDNKKTRIIPRHLQLAVRNDEELNKLLGGVTIAQGGVLPNIQAVLLPKKTGAASK is encoded by the coding sequence ATGTCTGGACGTGGAAAAGGCGGCGCTGGCAAAGCTCGGTCCAAGGCCAAATCTCGTTCGTCTCGGGCTGGACTGCAGTTCCCGGTCGGCCGGGTTCACAGACTCCTAAGAAAGGGCAACTATGCTGAGCGGGTGGGTGCCGGAGCCCCGGTCTAtctggctgctgtgctcgagTATCTGACGGCCGAAATCCTCGAATTGGCCGGCAACGCGGCCCGGGACAATAAGAAGACCCGCATCATCCCCCGACACCTGCAGCTGGCCGTCCGCAACGACGAGGAGCTGAACAAGCTGCTGGGAGGGGTGACTATCGCTCAGGGCGGTGTGTTACCCAATATCCAGGCTGTCCTGTTGCCCAAGAAAACCGGCGCTGCCAGTAAGTGA
- the LOC132383798 gene encoding histone H2B 1/2-like: protein MPDAPKPAPKKGAKKALSKPASKSGKKRKRTRKESYAIYIYKVMKQVHPDTGISSKAMSIMNSFVNDIFERIAGEASRLAHYNKRSTISSREIQTAVRLLLPGELAKHAVSEGTKAVTKYTSSK from the coding sequence ATGCCTGATGCACCGAAACCCGCTCCCAAGAAGGGCGCCAAGAAAGCTCTGTCCAAACCGGCGAGCAAGTCTGGCAAGAAGCGCAAGAGGACGAGGAAGGAGAGTTACGCCATCTACATCtacaaagtgatgaagcaggttcATCCCGACACCGGCATCTCCTCCAAGGCTATGAGCATCATGAATTCATTCGTGAACGATATTTTCGAGCGCATCGCGGGTGAGGCTTCCCGCCTGGCCCATTACAACAagcggtccaccatcagctcccgggagatccagaccgccgtgcgcctgctgctgcccggggagctggccaagcacgccgtgtccgaagggacaaaggcggtgaccaagtacaccagctccaaGTAA